ATCATAATCGGCCGTATCGACCGGATACAGACCGCAGTATACCATCGGTGTGACTTTACGATAGCCGGGGAGTGCTTCTGCGGCAGGGTTGTCCACGCTTGTGATCGTATCGCCGACACGTACGTCTTGTACGTTCTTGATACTGCCTGCGACGAAGCCTACCTGACCTGCATCAAGGCCGTCTACGTTTGCCAAGTGCGGGCGGAATACGCCGACTTCCGTTACGTCGAACGTCTTTTTCGTCGCCATCATTTTGAGCTGCATGCCCGGTTTGATCGTACCGTCCATAACGCGCACGTACGCGATAACGCCTTTGTACGCATCGAAATGCGAGTCAAAGATGAGTGCTTGGAGCGGTTTGTCGTCGTCACCTTTCGGTTCGGGCACGTATTCTACGATACGTTCTAAGATATCGGGGATACCTTCACCCGTTTTGGCACTGGCAAGCACAGCGTTCGAGGTGTCAAGACCGATGACATCTTCGATCTCCTGCATGACACGGTCGGGGTCTGCGCTCGGCAAGTCTATTTTATTGATGATAGGAATAATTTCAAGATCATGTTCGAGTGCGAGGTATACGTTGGCAAGTGTCTGCGCTTCGATACCCTGCGCCGCATCGACGATAAGAAGTGCGCCTTCGCATGCCGCAAGAGAACGCGATACTTCGTACGTGAAGTCGACGTGACCCGGGGTGTCGATCAAGTTGAGCATATACGTTTCGCCGTCTTTTGCCGTATATTGAAGTCGTACGGACTGCGCTTTGATCGTGATACCGCGTTCACGTTCGAGATCCATCGAGTCGAGGACCTGCGATTCCATTTCTCGTTTCGAGAGTGCTCCTGTATATTCAATCAAACGGTCGGCAATCGTCGATTTGCCGTGGTCGATATGTGCGATGATACAAAAATTACGAATGTTTTTCTTGTTCACGAAAACCGTTCCTCCTATTATTGCGCCTATCGAGTAAGAGGCGAGCATAGCTTCTCACTGACATTTGATGTTAATTATACTATGAATTACGATTTTTTGAAATACCCTCTTACAAATTCCGTCTTGTTTCCTTCTATCTAATTATCTCACCATACATCCCACATCGACTGCATGAAGTCGGCACCCTTCTCATACCCATCCTCGATCGCTCGTACGACACCATCTCTGCCGTCCGTCAGATTATAGTCGAGTCCGCCCGCTTCCATGATAAGGTCACCGTCATGGTTCCACGATACGGCAGGATATACATCGCCCATCCATACGATATCGATCGCCTTGTCGTGGACTTGCCAGCCATATACACGCACTTCGGCGATCCCGTCACGCATATCGCGTACCTGATAGTCTGCCGCGCCAAGCCCGACCGCCATCGCGACTATGAATAAGAAGATATGCCGAACCATGCTACGACCTCCTTTTCATCGTTCCGACAAAAGCTGTGCCAATACATCGGCGAACAATTTCATGCTCCGCATCGCTTCACCCTTGCTGGTTTCGTGTGAACCGATCTCCAAAAGGAGCGCGTGCGGATGCAAATGTTGATTGTATCGCCATTTCGTCAGCTGTATACCTGCCGACAATCCCGGATACATCTCTTCCATCTTCTGCTCGATCGCCTTCGCCAAACGATAGTTCTCCTGCCAATGCGGCTGCGGCAGACCGTCTTGTCCCTGCGCGACGACGATAAGTACCTTCGCTGCCGTCTTGCCGTCTATCGTCACCGCTACGCTGTCACGCTTGGACGCATCACGATGGATATCGAACAGAACATCGAGCGACGGATATGCTCCGATCATCTCGCTCGCCGTTTTTTCCGATGCGCCGTATGCCTGCATAAAATTCGGATAGTCATGCACCGTTTTGCTTTGGACGGCACGTACGCCTTTTTCTGCCAAGGATCGTGCCAAAAACTCGCCCACTTCAACGATCTCACCGCATTGACCGCCCGCCGCGTGCGATTTACCGAAGCTCGGCACGAACGATTC
This genomic stretch from Selenomonadales bacterium harbors:
- the lepA gene encoding translation elongation factor 4, with translation MLASYSIGAIIGGTVFVNKKNIRNFCIIAHIDHGKSTIADRLIEYTGALSKREMESQVLDSMDLERERGITIKAQSVRLQYTAKDGETYMLNLIDTPGHVDFTYEVSRSLAACEGALLIVDAAQGIEAQTLANVYLALEHDLEIIPIINKIDLPSADPDRVMQEIEDVIGLDTSNAVLASAKTGEGIPDILERIVEYVPEPKGDDDKPLQALIFDSHFDAYKGVIAYVRVMDGTIKPGMQLKMMATKKTFDVTEVGVFRPHLANVDGLDAGQVGFVAGSIKNVQDVRVGDTITSVDNPAAEALPGYRKVTPMVYCGLYPVDTADYDALKDALEKLQLNDASLVFEPETSAALGFGYRCGFLGLLHMDVVQERLEREYKLNLITTAPSVIYHVYKTDGEMIKIDNPSDLPSPQQIDHIDEPYVRASVIVPNDFVGTVMELSQEKRGEFKEITYLDETRVTVVYHLPLSEIIYDYFDRLKSSTRGYASLDYELCGYQTSKLVKLDILLNGDPVDALSVIVHKDKAAQRGRTLAEKLKGIIPRQMFEIPIQAVVGSKVIARETVRAMRKDVLAKCYGGDITRKRKLLEKQKEGKKRMKQVGSVEVPQEAFMAILKIDD
- a CDS encoding stage II sporulation protein P produces the protein RVVQADTQGLLPTGKESLMTVMPTMSAYYGRGEGLRSEIVRWLGEMIAVGTGVRTDNLVSVISVQFPHIQESPVRSVSKTESQDAPIFMPKATGEVRVGIYHTHTAESFVPSFGKSHAAGGQCGEIVEVGEFLARSLAEKGVRAVQSKTVHDYPNFMQAYGASEKTASEMIGAYPSLDVLFDIHRDASKRDSVAVTIDGKTAAKVLIVVAQGQDGLPQPHWQENYRLAKAIEQKMEEMYPGLSAGIQLTKWRYNQHLHPHALLLEIGSHETSKGEAMRSMKLFADVLAQLLSER